A stretch of the Streptomyces sp. NBC_00654 genome encodes the following:
- a CDS encoding MFS transporter, with product MDGERAPGRQRFTAPQVFLVAGSFLITLGSFAVLPYMSVLLHQRLGLGLGTVGSVLAVASLIQFSGGVVAGPVTGRIGLRRSMQLALALRTAGFAAFVPGLTSPVLAVGALFLVSAGAALYLPANKAYLVDGATEEGRPRLLSASSSAFNAGMALGPPLAAPLVLGSPAVLFSCVTGLFALVGIGHALLPPGTGTGPAIGTSAPQRKPAPATADRPKGSPEDGCGEGGSARDRSAEDPGGDRRRRPSPFAVTVLSVYVFMFFQHYLALYAVPRTSAAFYGAVLTGYAGLLVVAQPLLSRRIAALTYRGAMRLGFGAMAAGAAGIGLGGYVGIGAGSALMCLGEIVLFLKNDLEALARSPAPAPAAAVFGRQRLAAGIGAFGSGVVGGLLYGAAETAGSARGFWAAVCLQGLLLPLVLLGGRAAPSSGAARHPGAERPPGGPGRPFRSSR from the coding sequence GTGGACGGTGAACGCGCGCCCGGCCGACAGCGGTTCACCGCCCCGCAGGTGTTCCTGGTGGCCGGTTCCTTCCTGATCACGCTGGGCAGCTTCGCCGTCCTGCCGTACATGTCGGTGCTGCTGCACCAGCGGCTCGGGCTGGGTCTGGGCACGGTCGGCTCCGTGCTGGCCGTCGCCTCGCTGATCCAGTTCTCCGGGGGCGTCGTCGCGGGGCCGGTGACCGGGCGGATCGGGCTGCGGCGGTCGATGCAGCTGGCGCTGGCGCTGCGCACCGCCGGGTTCGCGGCGTTCGTACCGGGGCTGACCAGTCCGGTCCTCGCGGTCGGGGCGCTGTTCCTGGTGTCGGCCGGGGCCGCGCTCTATCTGCCCGCCAACAAGGCGTACCTGGTGGACGGCGCCACCGAGGAGGGACGGCCCCGGCTGCTGTCGGCGAGCAGTTCGGCGTTCAACGCGGGCATGGCACTGGGGCCGCCGCTCGCCGCACCGCTCGTCCTCGGCTCGCCCGCCGTGCTCTTCTCCTGCGTCACCGGGCTGTTCGCGCTCGTGGGCATCGGCCACGCGCTGCTGCCTCCGGGGACGGGGACAGGGCCCGCAATTGGGACGTCGGCACCGCAGCGGAAGCCGGCGCCGGCAACGGCGGACCGGCCGAAGGGGAGCCCGGAGGACGGGTGCGGTGAGGGCGGGAGCGCCCGGGACCGGAGCGCCGAGGACCCGGGCGGTGACCGGCGGCGGAGGCCTTCGCCCTTCGCGGTGACGGTCCTGAGCGTGTACGTGTTCATGTTCTTCCAGCACTACCTGGCGCTGTACGCGGTGCCGCGCACCTCGGCGGCCTTCTACGGAGCCGTGCTGACGGGCTACGCCGGCCTCCTCGTCGTCGCACAGCCGCTGCTGTCCCGCCGGATCGCCGCCCTGACGTACCGGGGTGCGATGCGGCTGGGCTTCGGAGCCATGGCGGCGGGTGCGGCGGGCATCGGCCTGGGCGGATACGTGGGCATCGGTGCGGGCAGCGCCCTGATGTGCCTGGGCGAGATCGTTCTCTTCCTGAAGAACGACCTGGAGGCCCTGGCACGCTCCCCCGCACCCGCACCCGCGGCGGCGGTCTTCGGTCGCCAGCGGCTGGCGGCGGGGATCGGCGCGTTCGGGAGCGGGGTGGTCGGCGGCCTGTTGTACGGGGCGGCGGAGACGGCCGGCTCCGCACGGGGGTTCTGGGCGGCGGTGTGCCTCCAGGGGCTGCTGCTGCCCCTGGTTCTCCTCGGTGGGCGGGCGGCACCGTCATCCGGGGCCGCCCGCCACCCGGGCGCGGAACGGCCGCCGGGCGGACCCGGCAGACCGTTCCGATCCTCGCGCTGA
- a CDS encoding sigma-70 family RNA polymerase sigma factor: protein MFPARQNDLQITGWALAAGGGDREAAERFVRATYDDVRRFVAHLSADVPGADDLAQETYLRAMTGLAGFAGRSCARTWLLSIARRVVIDRHRTAAARPRIADTADWQAAVERAQPRHLPGFDESVAVFDALRSLEPARRQAFVLTQLLGLTYEEAAAAAGCPIGTVRSRVARARRDLAELWGPDPGGRQLAARTDSPADPYVPCRVGP, encoded by the coding sequence GTGTTCCCCGCCCGGCAGAACGACTTACAGATCACCGGCTGGGCACTCGCCGCCGGAGGCGGCGACCGGGAGGCCGCCGAGCGGTTCGTCCGGGCGACCTACGACGACGTGCGACGGTTCGTCGCCCATCTCAGCGCGGATGTGCCGGGCGCCGACGACCTGGCCCAGGAGACCTATCTGCGGGCCATGACCGGGCTGGCGGGATTCGCGGGCCGTTCCTGCGCCCGGACCTGGCTGCTGTCGATCGCGCGACGGGTCGTCATCGACCGTCACCGCACGGCCGCCGCCCGTCCCCGGATCGCCGACACCGCCGACTGGCAGGCCGCGGTGGAGCGTGCCCAGCCACGTCATCTGCCCGGATTCGACGAGTCCGTCGCGGTGTTCGACGCGTTGCGGAGTCTGGAGCCCGCCCGGCGGCAGGCCTTCGTGCTCACCCAGCTCCTGGGTCTCACCTACGAGGAGGCGGCCGCCGCCGCCGGATGTCCCATCGGTACGGTGCGCTCCCGGGTGGCCCGGGCCCGGCGGGATCTCGCGGAACTGTGGGGCCCGGACCCGGGCGGGCGGCAGCTCGCCGCGCGGACCGACAGCCCCGCGGACCCGTACGTCCCGTGCCGGGTCGGACCCTGA
- a CDS encoding ferric reductase-like transmembrane domain-containing protein yields the protein MTNPPAAPEPAGTTAPAQVPAQAGSPGPGQAPAPAPRQPRPTLRSDLRASLPDGLVALAVTAAVFALLYVRIRDKSSSTVTVMPFMADAGGFWMYFLSQAFGWSALLWAWGTVILGLLLSGSRPGRLPVSGPRLERLHRTTSLNTIALIAAHALLFAAELVRHDTAAWNSALATALTEALVPGGYDSGTGRVAIPVGQAALYLAIPLGLLFYVRHRIGPRTWRVLHRCVIVVYVLSVWHTLLYGTNVWYDGWFRTGVWLLQLPIAALLLLRLLRPARRSERLPARPGGRPGSWGRWTLRLGGRLVAAGILVALVAVVVSGNDGGRSMPPDDTSSTHNHD from the coding sequence ATGACGAACCCGCCCGCCGCACCCGAACCGGCCGGGACCACCGCCCCCGCACAGGTCCCCGCGCAGGCCGGCAGCCCCGGTCCCGGCCAGGCGCCCGCACCCGCCCCCCGGCAGCCACGGCCCACACTCCGGTCCGACCTGCGCGCCTCCCTGCCCGACGGCCTCGTCGCCCTGGCCGTGACCGCGGCCGTCTTCGCCCTGCTCTACGTCCGGATCCGCGACAAGTCCTCCTCCACGGTCACCGTCATGCCGTTCATGGCCGACGCGGGCGGCTTCTGGATGTACTTCCTGAGCCAGGCGTTCGGCTGGTCCGCGCTGCTCTGGGCCTGGGGCACGGTCATCCTCGGCCTGCTGCTGTCCGGCTCCCGCCCGGGGCGCCTGCCGGTATCGGGCCCGCGCCTGGAACGCCTGCACCGCACGACGAGCCTCAACACCATCGCGCTCATCGCCGCCCACGCGCTGCTGTTCGCCGCGGAACTGGTCCGGCACGACACGGCGGCCTGGAACTCGGCCCTCGCCACCGCCCTCACGGAGGCCCTCGTCCCCGGCGGCTACGACTCGGGCACCGGCCGCGTCGCCATCCCCGTCGGGCAGGCGGCCCTCTATCTCGCGATACCGCTGGGCCTGCTCTTCTACGTGAGGCATCGCATCGGCCCCAGGACCTGGCGCGTCCTGCACCGCTGCGTGATCGTCGTCTATGTGCTGAGCGTCTGGCACACCCTGCTCTACGGCACGAACGTCTGGTACGACGGCTGGTTCCGCACCGGCGTGTGGCTCCTCCAGCTGCCGATCGCGGCACTGCTGCTCCTGCGCCTCCTGCGGCCGGCCCGCCGCTCGGAACGGCTGCCCGCCCGGCCCGGCGGCCGGCCAGGATCATGGGGGCGCTGGACCCTGCGCCTGGGCGGCCGGCTCGTCGCGGCCGGAATCCTGGTGGCCCTCGTCGCCGTCGTGGTCAGCGGCAACGACGGCGGCCGGTCCATGCCGCCGGACGACACGTCCTCCACCCACAACCACGACTGA
- a CDS encoding universal stress protein: MTTNELPVIAAVDGSPHSWDALDWATHEAVRRRLPLMIVHVRPLTRRIGQEAQQREAEELLTESVRRTKLIAPELHPSTHAPLDFPSAALVSLSGDASMVVVGSRGLGGFRSLMIGSNSLATASMAQCPVVVIHSGRGDEDDAQAPETVFPDIVAGVAADESSEAVLDFAFETAASRPGARLRIVHGWTMFSSMLSGGPVFDREAAADSAERTLAELTAGRQEKYPQVHVVREPVSGSASRTLVTASATAALTVIGRRKGGESLGLGLSPVAQTTVTHALGPVAVVPC, encoded by the coding sequence ATGACCACCAACGAGCTTCCCGTAATCGCCGCCGTGGACGGTTCGCCGCACAGCTGGGACGCGCTCGACTGGGCCACCCACGAGGCCGTGCGGCGGCGTCTGCCCCTGATGATCGTGCACGTCCGGCCGCTCACCCGCCGGATCGGCCAGGAGGCTCAGCAGCGCGAGGCCGAGGAACTGCTCACCGAGTCCGTGCGCCGGACCAAGCTGATCGCCCCGGAGCTGCATCCGTCGACCCACGCGCCGCTGGACTTCCCCTCGGCCGCGCTGGTCTCGCTCAGCGGCGACGCGTCGATGGTCGTGGTGGGTTCGCGCGGTCTCGGCGGATTCCGGTCGCTGATGATCGGCTCCAACAGCCTGGCGACCGCCTCGATGGCCCAGTGCCCCGTCGTCGTCATCCACAGCGGCCGCGGGGACGAGGACGACGCACAGGCCCCCGAAACCGTCTTCCCCGACATCGTCGCGGGGGTGGCCGCCGACGAGAGCAGCGAGGCGGTGCTGGACTTCGCCTTCGAGACCGCCGCCTCCCGGCCGGGCGCCCGGCTGCGCATCGTGCACGGCTGGACGATGTTCTCCTCGATGCTGTCGGGCGGCCCCGTCTTCGACCGGGAGGCCGCCGCGGACTCGGCGGAGCGGACCCTCGCGGAACTCACCGCGGGCCGGCAGGAGAAGTACCCGCAGGTGCACGTCGTACGCGAACCGGTCAGCGGTTCCGCTTCCCGCACCCTGGTGACCGCTTCGGCCACCGCGGCGTTGACCGTGATCGGGCGGCGCAAGGGCGGCGAGTCGCTGGGGCTGGGGCTGTCGCCGGTGGCGCAGACGACCGTCACACACGCGCTGGGGCCGGTGGCCGTCGTCCCCTGCTGA
- a CDS encoding nuclear transport factor 2 family protein yields MTQRVALATVMDQLAIDAVITGYAVAVDDGAWSDYSALFTPDGRADYRGAGGVEGPAAEVTQWLADTMRLFSVRQHLIVNRRIGLQDLGGYPGDRAEVQADYLNPMRLADPATASGAAGSGDTAPDFVSGGRYAFELSRTEPGWRIRSVVVHEKWRRTPGRGPNPA; encoded by the coding sequence ATGACACAGCGTGTGGCACTCGCGACCGTAATGGATCAGCTCGCCATCGATGCAGTGATCACCGGCTACGCGGTGGCCGTCGACGACGGCGCCTGGTCGGACTACAGCGCCCTGTTCACCCCGGACGGCCGCGCCGACTACCGCGGCGCGGGCGGTGTGGAGGGGCCTGCCGCCGAGGTCACGCAGTGGCTGGCGGACACCATGCGGCTCTTCTCCGTACGTCAGCATCTGATCGTCAACCGCCGGATCGGCCTCCAGGACCTGGGCGGCTATCCGGGTGACCGTGCCGAGGTGCAGGCCGACTACCTCAACCCGATGCGGCTGGCCGACCCGGCGACGGCCTCGGGCGCCGCCGGGAGCGGGGACACCGCGCCGGACTTCGTCTCCGGCGGCCGGTACGCCTTCGAGCTGTCGCGTACGGAGCCGGGCTGGCGGATCCGCAGCGTCGTCGTCCACGAGAAGTGGCGGCGAACGCCGGGCCGCGGCCCGAACCCGGCCTGA
- the lnt gene encoding apolipoprotein N-acyltransferase, with the protein MRKRRGHVPAGRVPADGTPAARAPGRARTAGARLLASLWGRGAAALLAGALPALAFPAPGLLWFAWVALVPWLLLIRSAGTGRRAALDAWIGGTGFMIAVHHWLMPSLHVFIVVLAALLGLLWAPWGLLVAGLLGGRPSAPRSVAAVVLVPSGWLMIELVRSWEGLGGPWGLLGASQWEFAPALRVASVGGVWLVTLLVLAVNTGVALLLVAPAARAAGGLSLVACAVAVAAMWSWAPRPEHVGTARIAVVQPGVVEGPGSVQRRFARSEELTRSLAGRDLDLVVWGESSVGVDPLRSPATAARLAALSRLVGAELLVNVDARQTDASGRTGIFKSAVLIGPGGPTGDRYDKMRLVPFGEYVPARAALGWATSVGKAAGEDRLRGTRPVVMTLPGGQGLRFGPLVCFESAFPDMSRQLTRDGARLLIAQSSTSSFQHSWAPAQHASLGALRAAETGRPMVHATLTGISAVYGPRGDRVGGPLGPGTSGAAVFDVPLARGTTLYVRLGDWPVYGALAALAALCAAEGLRLLRRPAPATPAPPVRTAHGSPGRPGR; encoded by the coding sequence ATGCGGAAGCGGCGCGGGCACGTTCCGGCCGGCCGGGTCCCGGCCGACGGCACCCCTGCCGCTCGGGCACCCGGCCGTGCGCGTACGGCGGGTGCGCGGCTGCTGGCCTCACTCTGGGGACGCGGCGCCGCCGCCCTGCTCGCGGGCGCGCTGCCGGCCCTCGCCTTCCCCGCTCCGGGGCTCCTGTGGTTCGCCTGGGTCGCGCTGGTCCCCTGGCTGCTGCTGATCCGGTCGGCGGGGACGGGGCGCCGTGCGGCGCTGGACGCCTGGATCGGCGGCACCGGCTTCATGATCGCCGTGCACCACTGGCTGATGCCGAGCCTGCATGTGTTCATCGTCGTCCTGGCGGCGCTGCTGGGCCTGCTCTGGGCCCCGTGGGGGCTGCTGGTGGCCGGGCTGCTCGGCGGCCGCCCGTCCGCCCCGCGTTCGGTGGCCGCCGTGGTCCTCGTACCGTCCGGCTGGCTGATGATCGAACTGGTCCGCTCCTGGGAGGGCCTGGGCGGTCCCTGGGGGCTTCTCGGCGCCTCCCAGTGGGAGTTCGCGCCCGCGCTCCGGGTGGCGTCGGTGGGCGGCGTGTGGCTGGTGACCCTGCTGGTGCTGGCGGTCAACACGGGCGTCGCGCTGCTGCTCGTCGCGCCCGCCGCCCGTGCGGCCGGCGGTCTCTCCCTCGTGGCGTGTGCCGTGGCCGTGGCGGCGATGTGGAGCTGGGCGCCGCGGCCGGAGCACGTCGGGACGGCCCGGATCGCCGTCGTGCAGCCGGGTGTTGTCGAGGGGCCGGGCAGCGTGCAGCGCCGCTTCGCGCGCAGCGAGGAGCTGACCCGTTCGCTGGCCGGGCGCGATCTCGATCTCGTGGTGTGGGGCGAGAGCAGTGTCGGGGTGGATCCGCTGCGGAGCCCGGCGACCGCGGCACGGCTCGCGGCGCTCTCGCGCCTGGTGGGCGCCGAGCTGCTGGTGAACGTGGACGCGCGGCAGACGGACGCGTCGGGCCGGACCGGGATCTTCAAGTCCGCCGTGCTGATCGGGCCCGGCGGGCCCACCGGTGACCGTTACGACAAGATGCGGCTGGTGCCGTTCGGCGAATACGTCCCCGCGCGTGCGGCGCTCGGCTGGGCGACCTCGGTCGGCAAGGCCGCGGGGGAGGACCGGCTGCGCGGCACCCGGCCGGTGGTGATGACACTGCCGGGCGGACAGGGGCTGCGGTTCGGGCCGCTCGTGTGCTTCGAGTCGGCGTTCCCCGACATGAGCAGACAGCTGACCCGGGACGGTGCGCGGCTGCTGATCGCCCAGTCGTCGACCTCCTCGTTCCAGCACAGCTGGGCGCCCGCACAGCATGCGTCGCTCGGGGCGCTCCGGGCCGCCGAGACCGGCCGCCCGATGGTGCACGCGACACTCACCGGTATCAGCGCGGTGTACGGGCCGCGGGGCGACCGGGTGGGCGGCCCGCTCGGCCCCGGGACGAGCGGCGCCGCCGTTTTCGACGTACCGCTGGCCCGCGGCACCACGCTCTACGTCCGGCTCGGCGACTGGCCGGTGTACGGCGCGCTGGCCGCGCTCGCGGCCCTGTGCGCCGCCGAGGGGCTGCGGCTCCTCAGGAGGCCTGCTCCAGCGACTCCCGCACCACCCGTTCGCACAGCTCATGGGTCGCCAGGGCGTCCCGGGCGCTGA
- a CDS encoding Gfo/Idh/MocA family protein has product MKVGCIGLGDIAQKAYLPVLTMLPGVELHLQTRTPATLDAVAETHRIPAAQRHTSLDSLLAQDLDAAFVHAPTSVHPEIAGRLLEAGVPTYVDKPLAYGLADSERLVELAERRGTSLAVGFNRRLAPGYAQCLEHPRELILMQKNRVGLPEDPRTLVLDDFIHVVDTLRFLVPGPVDHTSVRARIVDGLMHHVVLQLSGDGFTAIGLMNRLSGSTEEILEVSGQDTKRQVVNLADVIDHKGQPTLRRRGDWVPVARQRGIEQSVLSFLDAVRAGKVLSARDALATHELCERVVRESLEQAS; this is encoded by the coding sequence GTGAAGGTCGGTTGCATCGGGCTCGGCGACATCGCGCAGAAGGCCTACCTGCCGGTGCTGACCATGCTGCCGGGGGTCGAACTGCATCTGCAGACCCGTACGCCCGCCACGCTCGACGCGGTCGCCGAGACCCATCGGATCCCCGCCGCACAGCGTCACACCTCGCTCGACTCGCTGCTCGCCCAGGATCTGGACGCGGCCTTCGTGCACGCCCCGACCTCGGTGCACCCGGAGATCGCCGGCCGCCTCCTGGAAGCCGGTGTCCCCACCTATGTCGACAAGCCGCTCGCCTACGGACTCGCCGACTCCGAGCGTCTGGTGGAGCTGGCCGAGCGGCGGGGCACCAGCCTCGCCGTCGGATTCAACCGCAGGCTCGCGCCCGGCTACGCGCAGTGCCTTGAGCACCCTCGCGAGCTGATCCTGATGCAGAAGAACAGGGTCGGGCTGCCCGAGGACCCGCGCACCCTGGTGCTGGACGACTTCATCCATGTCGTCGACACCCTGCGCTTCCTGGTGCCGGGGCCCGTCGACCACACGTCCGTACGCGCCCGGATCGTCGACGGTCTGATGCACCACGTGGTGCTCCAGCTGTCCGGCGACGGTTTCACCGCCATCGGCCTGATGAACCGGCTCAGCGGATCGACCGAGGAGATCCTCGAAGTCTCCGGCCAGGACACCAAGCGCCAGGTCGTGAACCTCGCCGACGTCATCGACCACAAGGGGCAGCCCACACTGCGGCGGCGCGGCGACTGGGTGCCGGTCGCCCGGCAGCGCGGCATCGAGCAGAGCGTGCTGTCGTTCCTGGACGCCGTCCGCGCGGGGAAGGTCCTCAGCGCCCGGGACGCCCTGGCGACCCATGAGCTGTGCGAACGGGTGGTGCGGGAGTCGCTGGAGCAGGCCTCCTGA
- a CDS encoding DinB family protein, which produces MTAVERSEPAIDAAERPMLEGWLDYHRETLAMKCAGLTDAQLREASVPPSAFTLLGLVRHMAEVERGWFREVLAGEDVALIYGTDEDPDGEFHLTEADTWAEAEATWRAEIAQAREIAARSGLDDMSVGLSRRHGKPFNLRWIYTHMIEEYARHNGHADLVRERIDGATGA; this is translated from the coding sequence ATGACTGCTGTGGAACGCTCCGAACCCGCCATCGACGCCGCCGAACGCCCCATGCTGGAGGGCTGGCTGGACTATCACCGCGAGACACTCGCCATGAAGTGCGCGGGCCTCACCGACGCCCAGTTGCGGGAGGCGTCCGTACCGCCGTCCGCCTTCACCCTGCTCGGTCTCGTACGGCATATGGCGGAGGTCGAACGCGGCTGGTTCCGCGAGGTACTGGCCGGTGAGGACGTGGCGCTGATCTACGGCACCGACGAGGATCCGGACGGCGAGTTCCATCTCACCGAAGCCGACACCTGGGCGGAGGCGGAGGCCACCTGGCGCGCGGAGATCGCGCAGGCCCGGGAGATCGCCGCGAGGTCCGGCCTCGACGACATGTCCGTGGGGCTGAGCCGCCGGCACGGCAAGCCGTTCAACCTGCGCTGGATCTACACGCACATGATCGAGGAGTACGCCCGGCACAACGGCCACGCGGACCTGGTGCGCGAACGGATCGACGGCGCCACCGGCGCCTGA
- a CDS encoding uracil-DNA glycosylase produces MTDTDLLPESWRGVLGEELQKPYVKELADFVEEERAKGPVYPPSEQVFAALDATPYDRVKVLILGQDPYHGEGQGHGLCFSVRPGVKTPPSLRNIYKEMKEELGLPVPDNGYLMPWAEQGVLLLNAVLTVRAGEANSHKGKGWEKITDAVIRAVASRPDPAVFVLWGNYAQKKLPLIDEERHVVVKGAHPSPLSAKKFFGSRPFTQINEAVAAQGHEPIDWRIPDLG; encoded by the coding sequence GTGACCGACACCGACCTGCTGCCCGAGTCCTGGCGCGGCGTCCTCGGCGAAGAGCTGCAGAAGCCGTACGTCAAGGAGCTGGCGGACTTCGTCGAGGAAGAGCGGGCCAAGGGGCCGGTGTATCCGCCGAGCGAGCAGGTCTTCGCCGCGCTGGACGCCACTCCGTACGACCGGGTGAAGGTCCTCATCCTGGGCCAGGACCCGTATCACGGCGAGGGCCAGGGGCACGGGCTGTGCTTCTCCGTGCGCCCGGGGGTCAAGACCCCGCCCTCGCTGCGCAACATCTACAAGGAGATGAAGGAGGAGCTGGGCCTGCCGGTCCCGGACAACGGGTATCTGATGCCGTGGGCCGAGCAGGGTGTCCTCCTGCTCAACGCCGTGCTGACGGTACGGGCCGGTGAGGCCAACTCGCACAAGGGGAAGGGCTGGGAGAAGATCACCGACGCGGTGATCCGCGCGGTGGCCTCGCGCCCCGACCCGGCGGTCTTCGTCCTCTGGGGCAACTACGCCCAGAAGAAGCTTCCGCTGATCGACGAGGAGCGCCATGTGGTGGTGAAGGGAGCACATCCCTCACCGCTCTCGGCGAAGAAGTTCTTCGGCTCGCGTCCCTTCACCCAGATCAATGAGGCGGTCGCCGCCCAGGGGCACGAGCCGATCGACTGGCGCATCCCCGACCTGGGCTGA
- a CDS encoding ABC transporter substrate-binding protein gives MFYRASLQAAAALASLSLLAGCGLLSGSDSDTDQKIVVGSTSSPSTLDPAAAWDNSWELMRNVFQTLVSFPTGTTTPEPDAAENCKFTDATSMAYRCTLRRGLKFSNGERLDAEAVKYSIDRIVNLKVKGGPIGMLGSLDRVETKGDDTVVFHLNKSDATFPFILATPAMSLVAPGDYPKDKLRDDGKVTGSGPYLLDSYKPRVASEMTKNPDYKGFANRKNNAVTVQYFKESAQLVTALKKKKIDAIYRGLTAEEVVSLEDNKADNDGLQIVETVGADIRFLVFNPKDEAAGKPAVRKAIAHLVNRDELVAKVYRGTAEPLYSMVPKGIAGHTTSFFDTFGDPDVKKAKRILTDAGITKPVKMTFWYTTDRYGSSTEPEFEELQRQLEDSGLFDITLKGEPWTDFQEGFTKGEYPVFGRGWFPDFPDPDNFIAPFMGKESVTGTPYMNKEINEQLIPSTRQESDRGAVSKQFERAQEILVEDVRLLPLWQGKLYVASGEDIGGGERALDPQTVMQLWELYRKTSW, from the coding sequence GTGTTCTACCGGGCCAGTCTGCAGGCTGCTGCAGCCCTTGCTTCCCTTTCTTTGCTGGCCGGCTGCGGTCTGCTCTCCGGCAGCGACTCGGACACCGACCAGAAGATCGTCGTCGGCTCGACGAGCTCGCCCTCGACCCTGGATCCGGCGGCCGCCTGGGACAACTCGTGGGAGCTGATGCGAAACGTCTTCCAGACGCTGGTCAGCTTCCCCACCGGCACCACCACCCCCGAGCCCGACGCCGCGGAGAACTGCAAGTTCACCGATGCCACGAGCATGGCCTACCGGTGCACGCTCCGCAGGGGGCTGAAGTTCTCCAACGGCGAGAGGCTCGACGCCGAGGCCGTGAAGTACAGCATCGACCGGATCGTGAATCTGAAGGTCAAGGGCGGCCCCATCGGCATGCTCGGCTCCCTCGACCGGGTGGAGACCAAGGGCGACGACACCGTCGTCTTCCACCTCAACAAGTCGGACGCCACGTTCCCCTTCATCCTGGCCACCCCCGCGATGTCGCTCGTCGCGCCCGGTGACTACCCCAAGGACAAGCTCCGCGACGACGGCAAGGTCACCGGCTCCGGCCCGTACCTCCTGGACTCCTACAAGCCCAGGGTCGCGTCGGAGATGACGAAGAACCCCGACTACAAGGGCTTCGCCAACCGCAAGAACAACGCGGTCACCGTCCAGTACTTCAAGGAATCCGCGCAGCTGGTGACCGCGCTCAAGAAGAAGAAGATCGACGCGATCTACCGGGGTCTGACCGCCGAGGAGGTCGTCAGCCTGGAGGACAACAAGGCCGACAACGACGGACTCCAGATCGTCGAGACGGTCGGCGCCGACATCCGCTTCCTCGTCTTCAACCCGAAGGACGAGGCCGCCGGAAAGCCCGCCGTCCGCAAGGCCATCGCGCACCTCGTGAACCGGGACGAGCTGGTCGCCAAGGTCTACCGGGGCACCGCCGAGCCGCTGTACTCCATGGTCCCCAAGGGCATCGCCGGACACACCACCAGCTTCTTCGACACCTTCGGCGACCCGGACGTGAAGAAGGCCAAGAGGATCCTGACCGACGCGGGCATCACCAAGCCGGTCAAGATGACCTTCTGGTACACCACCGACCGGTACGGCTCCTCCACGGAGCCCGAGTTCGAGGAGCTCCAGCGCCAGCTGGAGGATTCGGGCCTCTTCGACATCACGCTCAAGGGCGAGCCGTGGACGGACTTCCAGGAGGGCTTCACCAAGGGGGAGTACCCCGTCTTCGGCCGGGGCTGGTTCCCCGACTTCCCGGACCCCGACAACTTCATCGCCCCCTTCATGGGCAAGGAGAGCGTCACCGGGACCCCGTACATGAACAAGGAGATCAATGAGCAGCTGATCCCCTCCACGCGGCAGGAGAGCGACCGGGGCGCGGTCAGCAAGCAGTTCGAACGGGCCCAGGAGATCCTGGTGGAGGACGTCCGGCTGCTGCCGCTGTGGCAGGGCAAGCTGTACGTCGCCTCCGGCGAGGACATCGGAGGCGGCGAGCGCGCACTGGACCCGCAGACCGTCATGCAGCTGTGGGAGCTGTACCGCAAGACCAGCTGGTAG
- a CDS encoding SDR family oxidoreductase, with protein MTVQDSGKVALITGASRGIGYGIAEAFVARGDRVCITGRGEDALKEAVERLGSDRVIAIAGKAHDEAHRAAAVERVMETFGRVDFLVNNAGTNPVFGPIAELDLNVVRKVYETNVISALGFAQQTWKAWQKENGGAIVNIASVAGISASPFVGAYGMSKAAMVNLTLQLAHEFAPVVRVNSIAPAVVRTKFAEALYEGREAEVVASYPLGRLGAPQDIGGAAAFLTSGQSDWITGQTLVVDGGILLNAGVG; from the coding sequence ATGACGGTGCAGGACAGCGGGAAGGTCGCCCTCATCACGGGCGCCAGCCGGGGTATCGGCTACGGCATCGCCGAGGCGTTCGTCGCCCGCGGCGACCGGGTGTGCATCACGGGCCGCGGCGAGGACGCCCTCAAGGAGGCCGTGGAGCGGCTCGGCTCGGACAGGGTCATCGCGATCGCCGGCAAGGCCCACGACGAGGCCCACCGGGCGGCGGCCGTCGAGCGGGTCATGGAGACGTTCGGCCGGGTCGACTTCCTCGTCAACAACGCGGGGACGAACCCGGTCTTCGGCCCGATCGCCGAACTCGACCTCAACGTCGTCCGCAAGGTCTACGAGACCAATGTGATCTCGGCGCTGGGCTTCGCCCAGCAGACCTGGAAGGCCTGGCAGAAGGAGAACGGCGGGGCGATCGTCAACATCGCCTCGGTCGCCGGTATCTCCGCCTCGCCCTTCGTCGGCGCGTACGGCATGAGCAAGGCGGCCATGGTCAACCTGACCCTCCAGCTGGCGCACGAGTTCGCACCGGTCGTCCGGGTCAACTCGATCGCTCCCGCCGTGGTCAGGACCAAGTTCGCCGAGGCGCTCTACGAGGGCCGCGAGGCGGAGGTGGTCGCCTCCTACCCGCTCGGCCGGCTCGGAGCGCCGCAGGACATCGGTGGTGCCGCGGCCTTCCTCACCTCCGGGCAGTCCGACTGGATCACCGGACAGACCCTGGTGGTCGACGGCGGGATTCTCCTGAACGCGGGCGTGGGCTGA